In Hyla sarda isolate aHylSar1 chromosome 9, aHylSar1.hap1, whole genome shotgun sequence, the following proteins share a genomic window:
- the LOC130291336 gene encoding uncharacterized protein LOC130291336, whose product MARKYNKEIKTKYFTPPSTFENLWMEFHQSVGHIKNLLLGFIMALSNILKALSTILSILCDIIELLIHFVLTVANEIWLGLKIVLVMGEAIKALGPEEPMKKHTPSYSNIRSTSPHYRNTGTALTDASRKDSLQSDPLKKYLTIHPGSTRKDSQQPDNSRKDSFTGKDSFQSDLSRKDFTTQPVYCSKNCNQPGFIRKDSFQSDHIRKDSLQSDLDNKESSVKKKRNSVQFDLGKNTVHLDSSSDNVVGMDVIKRNSATFIQEKKFIRNNSDDPNSVKSLSAEHHKSWTKSWHYRHHS is encoded by the coding sequence ATGGCCAGAAAATATAACAAGGAAATAAAAACGAAGTATTTTACGCCACCAAGTACATTTGAAAACCTCTGGATGGAATTTCATCAAAGCGTTGGTCACATTAAAAATTTATTGCTGGGCTTCATCATGGCATTGAGTAACATACTGAAAGCCTTGTCGACCATATTGAGCATTTTATGCGACATTATCGAACTGCTGATCCATTTCGTATTGACCGTAGCGAATGAGATTTGGCTGGGGTTAAAAATAGTTCTAGTTATGGGGGAAGCGATAAAAGCATTGGGTCCAGAAGAACCAATGAAAAAACACACTCCCAGTTATAGCAATATACGCTCTACAAGTCCACATTATAGAAACACAGGAACAGCATTGACGGACGCCAGCAGGAAGGATTCTCTCCAGTCTGATCCACTCAAAAAGTATCTTACTATTCATCCTGGATCCACCAGAAAGGATTCTCAACAGCCAGATAACAGCAGGAAGGACTCTTTTACTGGAAaggattctttccagtctgatctcaGCAGAAAGGATTTTACTACTCAACCGGTATACTGTAGTAAGAATTGTAACCAGCCAGGATTTATCAGGAAGGATTCTTTCCAGTCAGATCATATCAGGAAGGATTCTCTCCAGTCTGATTTAGACAATAAAGAGTCCAGCGTGAAGAAGAAGAGAAATTCCGTACAATTTGATCTCGGCAAAAACACAGTACATTTAGATTCCAGTTCAGACAATGTTGTGGGGATGGATGTGATCAAGAGGAATTCTGCAACttttatccaggaaaagaaattCATTCGGAACAATTCTGATGATCCCAACTCTGTTAAATCTCTCTCTGCCGAACATCACAAGTCCTGGACAAAATCTTGGCATTATAGGCATCACAGCTAa